In Limosilactobacillus sp. WILCCON 0051, a single window of DNA contains:
- a CDS encoding site-specific integrase, with amino-acid sequence MAKKRIYVPKNKTNGEKKGDRKIWVENVKFLTTAEYHELQEAIRQYSRPELVNRNLLLISIALNNGLRASDVVTLRVGHVKNKTQTRIIEQKTGKAKTLYWNNCLAEIINYLNELDFKDDNDWLFPGRQDGHFSVHGFYQMLQRIARKTGNEKLVAKLGTHSFRKTFGRQLYKDGVNIEIISQLFNHSSERNTRHYLGIEQEDLDKVVRNFKLE; translated from the coding sequence ATGGCGAAAAAACGCATCTACGTTCCCAAAAACAAGACCAATGGCGAAAAAAAAGGCGACCGTAAGATCTGGGTGGAAAACGTCAAATTTTTAACGACCGCCGAGTATCATGAACTGCAAGAAGCCATTCGCCAATATTCACGTCCCGAATTGGTCAACCGCAATCTGCTTTTGATCTCGATTGCGTTAAACAACGGACTGCGCGCCTCTGATGTCGTGACGCTGCGGGTTGGCCACGTTAAAAACAAGACCCAAACGCGGATCATCGAGCAAAAAACCGGTAAGGCCAAGACGCTTTACTGGAACAACTGTCTGGCTGAGATCATCAACTACTTAAACGAGCTGGACTTCAAAGACGATAATGATTGGCTGTTTCCCGGCCGCCAAGACGGTCACTTCTCCGTGCATGGCTTTTATCAAATGCTGCAGCGAATCGCGCGTAAAACCGGTAACGAAAAACTGGTGGCCAAACTGGGGACGCACTCGTTTCGTAAGACGTTTGGCCGTCAACTGTATAAAGATGGCGTCAATATCGAAATCATCTCGCAGCTGTTCAACCACTCTTCTGAACGCAATACCCGCCATTATCTTGGAATCGAGCAAGAGGATCTGGACAAGGTCGTCCGCAACTTCAAGCTTGAATAG
- a CDS encoding deoxyribonuclease IV: protein MLIGSHVSLKAPKMLLGSAQEAASYGANTFMVYTGAPQNTKRKPLDEMKIPEGRAYIEEHGFSHLVVHAPYIVNLGNTLKPQNFAFGVEFLRQEVQRAAAIGATQITLHPGAHVGAGVKVALHQIAQGLNEIITPDQKPQIAIETMAGKGTEVGTSFEQIAEIMDQVTYNEKLSVTFDTCHTNDAGYNVKNDFDGVLEEFDHVLGLEKLQVIHLNDSKNPQGSHKDRHENLGMGTIGFAALSYIAHHPQLEQVPKIMETPWVPLADNPKKKVAPYGEEIKMIINNQFDPTFVERLSHSEN from the coding sequence ATGCTGATTGGCTCACACGTCAGTCTTAAAGCGCCCAAAATGCTGCTTGGTTCTGCTCAAGAAGCAGCCAGCTATGGGGCCAATACGTTTATGGTTTACACCGGCGCGCCGCAGAATACCAAACGCAAGCCGCTTGATGAAATGAAGATTCCAGAAGGTCGGGCCTATATTGAAGAGCACGGTTTCAGTCATCTGGTGGTCCATGCGCCTTATATCGTTAATCTGGGCAATACGCTCAAACCGCAGAATTTTGCTTTTGGCGTTGAGTTTCTGCGTCAAGAGGTTCAGCGGGCCGCGGCCATTGGTGCCACGCAGATTACGCTGCATCCCGGAGCTCATGTCGGTGCTGGGGTCAAAGTCGCCTTACATCAGATTGCGCAAGGACTAAATGAGATCATCACGCCCGATCAAAAACCGCAGATCGCAATTGAAACCATGGCTGGTAAGGGGACTGAGGTTGGTACTTCATTTGAGCAGATTGCCGAGATCATGGATCAGGTTACCTATAACGAAAAGCTCTCGGTAACGTTTGATACATGTCATACCAATGACGCCGGCTACAACGTCAAAAACGATTTTGATGGCGTCTTGGAAGAATTTGATCATGTCTTGGGCCTTGAAAAGCTGCAGGTCATTCACTTAAACGATTCCAAGAATCCACAGGGCAGCCATAAAGACCGGCACGAAAACCTGGGGATGGGAACGATTGGCTTTGCGGCGCTCAGTTATATTGCCCATCATCCGCAATTGGAACAGGTGCCTAAGATTATGGAGACGCCCTGGGTCCCGCTGGCCGATAATCCTAAAAAGAAAGTTGCTCCTTATGGCGAAGAGATCAAGATGATCATAAACAATCAGTTTGATCCAACGTTTGTGGAACGACTAAGCCATTCTGAAAATTAG
- the rpsU gene encoding 30S ribosomal protein S21 yields the protein MSKTIVRKNESLDDALRRFKRTVSRNGTLQEYRKREFYEKPSVKRKLKSEAARKRKNKRRH from the coding sequence ATGTCAAAGACTATCGTTCGCAAGAATGAATCGTTAGACGACGCTCTTCGACGCTTTAAGCGTACGGTTTCACGGAACGGAACGCTGCAAGAATACCGCAAGCGTGAATTTTACGAAAAGCCAAGCGTAAAACGTAAGTTGAAATCTGAAGCAGCTCGGAAGCGCAAGAACAAGCGCCGTCACTAG
- a CDS encoding GatB/YqeY domain-containing protein — protein MSLLDKLTKDMVAAMKAKDKETLSTVRMLKASVQNEKIKLGHELSEEEENSLLAREYKQRKESLEEFVAAKRQDLIDKTKAEMSVVEKYMPKQLSDDEIKQIVDEAVQATGADSMKDFGKVMKSVMPKVKGKADGKVVNQTVKDALQK, from the coding sequence ATGAGTCTATTGGATAAGCTGACTAAAGACATGGTTGCTGCAATGAAAGCCAAGGACAAGGAAACCTTGAGCACGGTCCGGATGCTTAAGGCTTCTGTTCAAAACGAAAAGATCAAGCTGGGTCATGAACTGAGCGAAGAAGAAGAAAATTCGCTGTTGGCACGTGAATACAAGCAGCGCAAGGAATCTTTGGAAGAATTCGTTGCTGCCAAGCGTCAGGATCTCATTGACAAGACTAAGGCCGAAATGAGCGTTGTTGAAAAGTACATGCCAAAGCAGCTTTCTGATGACGAAATCAAGCAGATCGTTGATGAGGCCGTTCAAGCTACGGGTGCTGACAGCATGAAGGACTTCGGCAAGGTAATGAAGTCTGTCATGCCAAAGGTCAAGGGCAAGGCTGATGGCAAAGTGGTCAATCAAACCGTTAAGGATGCCCTGCAAAAATAA
- the tnpB gene encoding IS66 family insertion sequence element accessory protein TnpB (TnpB, as the term is used for proteins encoded by IS66 family insertion elements, is considered an accessory protein, since TnpC, encoded by a neighboring gene, is a DDE family transposase.): MLVNWSAPQHVYIVCGKTDLRKGIDGLAMVIAENYGLELDNDSLFLFCGNRNDRFKGLYWDGEGFILLYKRFENGGLRWPRHREDAVALTKSQIKALLEGISPLPQKRIRPAIKGPGY, from the coding sequence ATGCTGGTTAACTGGAGTGCCCCTCAGCACGTCTACATAGTTTGTGGCAAGACCGATCTGCGGAAGGGGATTGATGGTTTGGCCATGGTGATCGCAGAGAATTATGGCTTGGAATTAGATAATGATTCGTTATTCCTATTTTGTGGCAATCGTAATGACCGCTTCAAAGGCTTGTACTGGGACGGCGAAGGATTCATCCTGCTTTATAAACGCTTTGAAAATGGTGGACTGCGATGGCCGCGACATCGAGAAGACGCAGTGGCATTAACCAAGAGTCAGATTAAGGCATTGTTAGAAGGCATCTCGCCACTGCCTCAGAAACGAATCAGGCCGGCTATTAAGGGACCAGGGTATTAA
- a CDS encoding IS66 family transposase, producing MAEKITLEEALRENKELKAKIAELTEMVNYLQKQLFGKKTEKLSAGQLDLFDDNEQETVPTNDSTVEKLTTTVTSHQRKCKSKESRKQLLDCLEQVEELHQLSEQELTCDQCGQMMTVIGKHEQYREVKLIPAHLCCKIVCTETARCEHCQDPETDNDVLVQAKTPQPLFPHSYLSSSVIAEVLFEKFGLAVPFTRQTQYWERLGLPITSKHMARGVIEAGERFGQKIYERLRQEIKAAPVVQLDETPFQVLDLDQSHGYFWSACSTAEFSPHQVSYFHYAPSRSGKVITEILGDDFSGGIMCDGFSGYSDNRLPEAYWGTCLVHINRQFKRLLDPKITRFQGQSIASDAVRILAKVFHIEKRLKYSSASEKAAQRRQHLKAMIDDFYQLIEEALTKSPLKPLRNAIKNALKLKKRVYQMFRHGELPLHNNHNEQLIRPTTLVRKNSLFAKSTAGAKANAIWYSIVQTAKLNHLDVFKYLETLLSAFTKRETPEIEAYLPWAREIQESCKA from the coding sequence ATGGCTGAGAAGATCACTTTAGAAGAAGCCTTGCGTGAAAACAAAGAACTAAAGGCTAAGATTGCGGAACTGACCGAGATGGTAAACTATCTGCAAAAGCAACTTTTTGGAAAAAAAACTGAAAAATTAAGTGCTGGCCAGTTGGATCTGTTTGATGACAACGAACAGGAAACCGTGCCAACGAATGATTCAACAGTAGAAAAGTTGACCACTACCGTTACCAGTCACCAGAGAAAATGCAAATCAAAGGAATCACGTAAACAATTGCTTGATTGCCTAGAACAAGTTGAAGAACTTCATCAGCTAAGCGAGCAAGAACTGACTTGTGATCAATGCGGTCAAATGATGACGGTTATCGGCAAACATGAACAATATCGTGAAGTTAAACTGATTCCTGCCCACTTGTGCTGCAAAATCGTATGTACTGAAACGGCTAGATGCGAACACTGTCAAGATCCGGAAACCGACAATGATGTACTCGTTCAGGCAAAGACGCCACAGCCCTTGTTTCCACACAGTTACCTTTCAAGCTCGGTAATCGCCGAAGTACTTTTTGAAAAGTTTGGTCTGGCAGTACCGTTTACCCGCCAGACGCAGTATTGGGAGCGCCTCGGACTTCCCATCACCAGCAAACATATGGCTCGTGGGGTAATTGAAGCTGGCGAAAGGTTTGGGCAAAAGATTTATGAACGTCTGCGTCAAGAAATCAAGGCAGCACCTGTGGTGCAGCTTGATGAGACGCCATTTCAAGTTCTGGATCTTGATCAATCACATGGCTACTTCTGGTCAGCCTGTTCTACGGCAGAATTCAGTCCACATCAAGTATCGTATTTCCACTATGCCCCTTCACGATCAGGAAAGGTTATTACAGAAATCTTAGGTGATGACTTTTCTGGCGGTATTATGTGTGATGGGTTTAGTGGATATTCTGATAATCGCTTACCAGAAGCGTATTGGGGGACCTGTCTGGTTCATATCAATCGCCAATTTAAGCGACTGCTTGATCCAAAGATTACCCGCTTTCAAGGGCAAAGTATTGCGAGTGACGCCGTGCGGATCCTTGCCAAAGTATTTCACATCGAAAAACGGTTGAAATATTCATCAGCAAGTGAGAAGGCAGCCCAAAGGCGTCAGCATTTAAAAGCGATGATTGATGATTTCTATCAGCTGATTGAAGAAGCCTTGACGAAATCGCCACTCAAACCGCTACGCAATGCAATCAAAAATGCCCTCAAATTGAAGAAGCGGGTTTACCAGATGTTCAGGCATGGAGAGCTGCCATTGCATAATAATCACAATGAGCAACTGATTCGTCCCACCACGCTGGTCAGAAAGAACAGTCTGTTTGCGAAGTCCACGGCTGGGGCCAAAGCCAATGCGATCTGGTATAGCATCGTGCAAACCGCAAAACTAAATCATTTGGATGTCTTTAAATATTTAGAGACCCTGCTTAGCGCCTTTACAAAACGCGAAACGCCAGAAATAGAGGCTTATTTGCCATGGGCTCGTGAAATTCAAGAAAGCTGCAAAGCCTAA
- a CDS encoding transposase, whose product MTDTIQTVVYELHPNKTMKQVLDEAIDYRRYCWNQALEIWNELYLAHKIYDKILWTKFIPKQNKKTGKITVKHIDVHLNPAPNWKMVRDIMVHDKADWQYQRSAHLLGLAVKDLGNAWQNFFDKAQPDWGKPHFHSRREPRQGFKSDQSKIVDGLLRLERPQKSLVPSEEWRDFKLSEQPLSDKIGVVSYFREKGRYYAAVPFKVATKKALPKTGKNTAVDVNVGHFNYTDGQQNVLPKKLERIYEKIKHYQRQLAHKRVVTGSAQSNNYLKMRTKLQACYRKAFNIQNDLMHKFTTKLVNNYDQIVIENLSVKGMLMSHVASKGVHRSMFGRFKQMLTYKCKWYDRKLILADKLYPSTQRCAVCGTIKRGDERITLYGNKKYGTKHNEFVCYNKKCPNYNLVVDRDTNAMLNLLVLIEHPKLNKAL is encoded by the coding sequence ATGACTGATACGATCCAAACGGTGGTTTACGAACTGCATCCGAATAAGACTATGAAGCAGGTTTTGGATGAGGCTATTGATTATCGTCGTTATTGTTGGAACCAAGCCTTAGAAATATGGAATGAGCTATATCTTGCTCATAAGATTTACGACAAAATTCTATGGACTAAATTTATTCCCAAACAAAATAAAAAGACGGGAAAAATCACGGTAAAACATATCGACGTTCATCTAAATCCTGCTCCAAATTGGAAGATGGTTCGTGACATTATGGTACACGACAAAGCGGATTGGCAATATCAGCGCTCTGCCCACCTGCTTGGCCTTGCCGTTAAGGACTTGGGCAATGCTTGGCAGAATTTTTTTGACAAGGCACAGCCTGATTGGGGAAAGCCGCATTTTCATTCCCGTCGAGAACCACGCCAGGGCTTTAAAAGCGATCAAAGCAAGATTGTAGACGGTTTACTGCGTCTGGAACGTCCTCAAAAAAGTCTCGTTCCAAGTGAAGAATGGCGAGACTTTAAATTAAGTGAGCAACCTTTGTCCGACAAAATCGGGGTAGTCAGCTATTTCCGTGAAAAAGGCCGTTACTATGCAGCTGTACCGTTTAAAGTCGCCACTAAAAAAGCATTGCCCAAAACTGGTAAGAATACGGCAGTTGATGTTAATGTCGGTCATTTCAACTATACGGATGGTCAACAAAACGTTCTTCCAAAAAAGTTGGAACGCATTTACGAAAAAATCAAACATTATCAACGTCAATTAGCACATAAACGGGTTGTTACTGGCAGTGCGCAAAGCAATAACTATTTGAAGATGAGAACCAAGCTTCAAGCATGCTATCGCAAAGCGTTCAATATCCAGAATGACCTCATGCACAAATTTACGACCAAATTGGTTAACAATTATGATCAAATCGTAATTGAAAACCTGTCTGTCAAAGGCATGCTAATGAGCCATGTAGCTTCTAAGGGCGTGCATCGTTCCATGTTTGGCAGGTTTAAGCAAATGCTGACTTACAAGTGCAAATGGTATGATCGCAAACTGATTCTAGCTGATAAACTATATCCATCTACTCAGCGCTGTGCGGTCTGCGGCACCATTAAGCGAGGCGATGAACGCATTACGCTGTATGGCAACAAGAAATATGGCACCAAACATAATGAGTTTGTTTGCTATAACAAAAAATGTCCCAACTATAACTTAGTTGTAGATCGGGACACCAATGCGATGCTTAATCTTTTAGTGCTGATTGAGCATCCAAAATTGAATAAGGCACTATAA
- a CDS encoding PhoH family protein, translating into MTFRIESPEIELGLLGAQDKFVVLLEEGMNVTINPFGTDLKISGEDEDVHLTYDVLEQLVDLLHHGISLSSTDIVSAMKMARRGTLQYFGDLYSETIIKDRKGRSIRVKNFGQRQYVHAIKDNDITFGIGPAGTGKTYLAVAMAVAALKRGEVERIILTRPAVEAGESLGFLPGDLKEKVDPYLRPIYDALNEIFGADHVERLIDRGTIEIAPLAYMRGRTLDNAFVILDEAQNTTNAQMKMFLTRLGFGSKMVVNGDVSQIDLPRGTRSGLISAPRILQNVPSIEFVQFSAADVVRHPVVARIITAYENDEQQTLEKK; encoded by the coding sequence ATGACTTTTCGCATTGAAAGCCCTGAAATCGAACTGGGACTTTTGGGTGCGCAAGACAAATTCGTGGTGCTTTTAGAAGAAGGCATGAACGTAACCATCAATCCGTTTGGCACCGATCTGAAAATCAGCGGTGAAGATGAGGACGTTCATCTGACCTATGACGTTTTAGAGCAGCTGGTGGATCTGCTGCATCATGGCATCAGCTTAAGCAGCACGGATATCGTCAGTGCGATGAAGATGGCTCGTCGCGGCACGCTGCAGTACTTTGGCGATCTGTACAGTGAAACGATTATTAAGGATCGCAAGGGGCGGTCGATTCGCGTCAAAAACTTTGGTCAGCGCCAGTACGTGCATGCCATCAAGGATAATGACATTACGTTTGGGATTGGACCAGCCGGAACGGGGAAAACGTATCTGGCAGTCGCGATGGCCGTAGCTGCTTTAAAACGCGGTGAGGTTGAGCGAATCATCTTGACGCGGCCAGCCGTAGAAGCCGGTGAGAGTCTGGGCTTTTTGCCTGGCGATCTGAAAGAAAAGGTTGATCCATACCTGCGGCCAATCTATGACGCATTAAATGAGATCTTTGGCGCTGATCACGTGGAACGCCTGATCGATCGCGGCACGATTGAAATCGCACCATTAGCCTACATGCGGGGGCGAACGCTGGATAATGCCTTTGTAATCTTAGACGAGGCACAAAACACCACCAATGCGCAGATGAAGATGTTTTTGACGCGGCTTGGCTTTGGTTCGAAAATGGTTGTCAATGGTGACGTCTCGCAGATTGACTTGCCAAGGGGAACTCGCAGCGGTTTGATCTCGGCACCACGAATTCTGCAGAACGTACCCTCAATTGAATTCGTTCAATTCAGCGCGGCGGATGTGGTCCGGCATCCAGTTGTCGCCCGCATCATTACGGCCTATGAAAATGATGAGCAACAGACTTTGGAGAAAAAATAA